One Canis lupus familiaris isolate Mischka breed German Shepherd chromosome 20, alternate assembly UU_Cfam_GSD_1.0, whole genome shotgun sequence genomic region harbors:
- the RBSN gene encoding rabenosyn-5 isoform X2, whose amino-acid sequence MWEPQELGAVRSHLSDFKKHRAARIDHYVVEVNKLIIRLEKLTAFDRTNTESAKIRAIEKSVVPWVNDQDVPFCPDCGNKFSIRNRRHHCRLCGSIMCKKCMELISLPFANKLTSASKDSLSTHTSPSQSPNSVHGSRRGSISSVSSVSSVLDEKDDDRIRCCTHCKDTLLKREQQIDEKEHTPDIVKLYEKLRLCMEKVDQKAPEYIKMAASLNAGETTYSLEHAGDLRVEVQKVYELIDALSKKILTLGLNQDPPPHPNTLRLQKMIRYSATLFVQEKLLGLMSLPTREQFEELKKKRKQEMERKRILERQAVLESQRRLEERRSDLASHAANGEVVSLRGGPAPLRKAEGWLPLSGSQGQSEDSDPLLQQIHNITSFIRQAKAAGRTDEVRTLQENLRQLQDEYDQQQTEKAIELSRRQAEEEDLQREQLQMLCEREWEREREQFRAASLHTRTRSLDFREIRPFQLEPGREPRTHLACALDLGFSSIQSSTAVETPSPLSALEPVRVWSGPPALGQESFPQNTVLQQNELASLNPFDEEDASSPTAEGTSSPPAAEPSFGPSARSLKEYNPFEEEEEAVAGNPFTNPDSPAPNPFDEEDEHPHQRPSSPPVPGNPFEGATCTNPFEMDSDSGPEGEEPIEEELLLQQIDNIKAYIFDAKQCGRLDEVEVLTENLRELKRTLAKQKGGTD is encoded by the exons GTGCTGTAAGAAGCCATCTTTCTGACTTCAAAAAACACCGAGCTGCTAGAATTGACCACTATGTTGTTGAAgtcaataaattaataatcagGTTAGAGAAg CTCACTGCATTTGACAGGACAAATACTGAGTCTGCTAAGATACGAG CAATAGAAAAGTCCGTGGTGCCTTGGGTCAATGACCAGGATGTCCCTTTCTGTCCAGACTGCGGGAATAAGTTCAGCATCCGTAACCGCCGCCACCACTGCCGCCTCTGCGGGTCAATTATGTGCAAGAAGTGTATGGAGCTCATCAGCCTCCCTTTTGCAA ACAAGCTCACCAGTGCCAGCAAAGATTCCCTGAGCACCCACACCAGCCCCAGCCAGTCACCCAACAGTGTCCATGGCTCCCGCCGGGGTAGTATCAGCAGTGTGAGCAGTGTAAGCTCCGTCCTGGATGAGAAGGATGATGACCGGATCCGCTGCTGTACACACTGCAAGGACACACTGCTCAAGAGAGAGCAGCAGATTGATGAGAAGGAGCACACCCCCGACATTGTAAAGCTCTATGAG AAATTACGACTCTGCATGGAGAAAGTTGACCAAAAAGCTCCTGAATACATCAAGATGGCAGCATCACTAAA TGCTGGGGAAACAACTTACAGTCTGGAACATGCTGGTGACCTTCGAGTGGAAGTGCAGAAAGTGTACGAGCTCATAGATGCTTTAAG TAAGAAGATCTTAACCTTAGGCTTGAACCAGGACCCTCCACCACATCCAAATACCTTGCGGCTACAGAAGATGATCAGATACTCAGCTACACTTTTTGTGCAG GAAAAGTTGCTGGGTTTAATGTCATTGCCAACCAGAGAACAGTTTGaggaactgaaaaagaaaaggaagcaggaaatggagaggaagaggatCCTGGAGAGACAG GCTGTCCTAGAATCCCAACGACGGCTTGAGGAAAGGCGGAGTGACCTCGCATCTCATGCGGCCAACGGGGAGGTAGTGTCCCTTCGAGGGGGACCTGCTCCCCTGAGAAAAGCTGAGGGCTGGCTCCCGTTGTCAGGAAGTCAGGGGCAGAGTGAAGACTCAGACCCCCTCCTCCAGCAGATCCACAACATCACATCATTTATTAGGCAGGCCAAGGCTGCTGGGCGGACAGATGAAGTGCGCACGCTGCAGGAGAACCTACGGCAGCTACAGGATGAGTATGACCAGCAGCAGACAGAGAAGGCTATTGAGCTGTCCCGGAggcaggctgaggaggaggaCCTGCAGCGGGAACAGCTGCAGATGCTTTGTGAGCGGGAGTGGGAACGAGAAAGAGAGCAGTTCCGGGCCGCGTCCCTACATACACGGACTCGGTCCCTGGACTTCCGAGAAATCAGGCCTTTTCAACTGGAGCCTGGCAGGGAGCCTCGCACCCACCTTGCCTGTGCTTTGGATCTAGGCTTTTCCTCAATTCAGAGCAGTACAGCTGTGGAGACCCCTTCGCCCTTGTCAGCTCTTGAACCAGTCAGAGTATGGTCTGGGCCCCCAGCCCTTGGCCAGGAGTCCTTCCCCCAGAACACCGTGTTACAGCAAAATGAGCTGGCCTCCCTAAACCCCTTCGATGAGGAAGACGCCTCCAGCCCCACAGCGGAGGGCACCAGCAGCCCTCCTGCTGCAGAGCCTTCCTTTGGCCCCTCCGCCCGCAGCCTCAAAGAATACAATCcttttgaggaggaagaggaggctgtAGCAGGGAATCCCTTCACTAACCCAGACAGTCCAGCACCCAACCCCTTCGATGAGGAAGATGAGCATCCCCACCAGAGGCCCTCAAGCCCTCCTGTTCCTGGCAACCCTTTTGAAGGAGCCACCTGTACCAACCCCTTTGAGATGGACAGTGACAGCGGGCCAGAGGGTGAGGAGCCCATAGAGGAGGAGCTGCTCCTCCAGCAAATTGATAACATCAAGGCGTACATTTTTGATGCCAAGCAGTGTGGCCGCCTGGATGAGGTAGAAGTGCTGACGGAGAACCTTAGGGAGCTGAAGCGTACCCTGGCCAAACAGAAGGGGGGCACCGACTGA
- the MRPS25 gene encoding 28S ribosomal protein S25, mitochondrial, whose translation MPMKGRFPIRRTLQYLGQGDVVFKDSVKVMTVNYNTHGELGEGARKFVFFNIPQIQYKNPWVQIMMFKNMTPSPFLRFYLDSGEQVLVDVETKSNKEIVEHIKKILGKNKETLEEEEQEKKQLSHPAHFGPRKYCLRECICEVEGQVPCPGLLPLPKELTGKYKAMLTASTQD comes from the exons atgccCATGAAGGGCCGCTTCCCGATCCGCCGCACCCTGCAGTACCTGGGCCAGGGGGACGTGGTGTTCAAGGACTCCGTGAAGGTCATGACGGTGAACTACAACACGCACGGGGAGCTGGGCGAGGGCGCCAG gaaatttgtgtttttcaacATACCTCAGATCCAGTACAAAAATCCTTGGGTACAGATCATGATGTTTAAGAACATGACGCCGTCCCCCTTTCTGCGGTTCTATCTGG ATTCTGGGGAGCAGGTCCTTGTGGATGTGGAGACCAAGAGCAACAAGGAGATTGTGGAGCACATCAAAAAAATCTTGGGGAAGAACAA GGAAACCctggaagaggaggagcaggagaaaaaGCAGCTTTCTCACCCAGCCCACTTCGGGCCCCGAAAGTACTGCCTGCGGGAGTGTATCTGCGAGGTGGAGGGGCAGGTCCCCTGCCCGGGCCTGTTGCCATTACCCAAGGAGCTGACCGGGAAGTACAAAGCAATGCTGACGGCCAGCACCCAGGACTGA